One Novosphingobium sp. G106 DNA segment encodes these proteins:
- a CDS encoding cytochrome P450, producing the protein MATQAAQAFQIPDHVPPELVHHVGITESPEFLADPYAFFKKLAQDYPPIFYSVGSHGGSWHFLKHADAFRMLRDAEYFSNEGGTPFPRDPADPFKFIPIEIDPPDHRKYRAILDPIFSPQGIQQLDETIRRLANDLIDEVIDKGECEFTTAYGRPLPVSIFLDLMGLPQSMRDTFVDWAVGLLHSTTREGMAAAFGQIVAYIKQAIAEKRANPDDKVVSRIVHGEIDGRQMDEKESFGFVLFLFIAGLDTVFATMNNMWLWLAENPDRRHEIIARMTANPGDMNAVTEELLRMWAVTFSGRSLRKDLELRGVKMKAGDKVMSVLPSCNFDEEIWPSPLTVDFDRVRKPILSFAGGVHSCMGAHLARLEIRIGLEEWLKRIPDFSVKPGTEIEYRPGGVVGPEYLPLEW; encoded by the coding sequence ATGGCTACCCAAGCCGCGCAAGCGTTCCAGATCCCCGACCACGTGCCGCCCGAACTCGTGCATCATGTCGGCATCACCGAGAGCCCGGAGTTCCTGGCCGACCCCTATGCCTTCTTCAAGAAGCTGGCGCAGGACTATCCGCCGATCTTCTACTCGGTCGGCTCGCACGGCGGTTCCTGGCATTTCCTCAAGCATGCCGATGCCTTCCGCATGCTGCGCGATGCCGAGTATTTCAGCAACGAAGGCGGCACGCCGTTCCCGCGCGATCCGGCCGATCCGTTCAAGTTCATCCCGATCGAGATTGATCCGCCAGACCACCGCAAGTACCGCGCGATCCTCGATCCGATCTTCTCGCCGCAGGGCATCCAGCAGCTCGACGAGACGATCCGCCGGCTCGCCAACGATCTGATCGACGAGGTCATCGACAAGGGCGAGTGCGAGTTCACCACGGCCTACGGCCGGCCGCTGCCCGTCTCGATCTTCCTCGACCTGATGGGCCTGCCGCAGTCGATGCGCGACACCTTCGTCGATTGGGCCGTCGGCCTGCTGCACTCGACCACGCGCGAGGGCATGGCCGCGGCGTTCGGTCAGATCGTCGCCTATATCAAGCAGGCGATCGCCGAGAAGCGCGCGAACCCCGACGACAAGGTGGTCAGCCGCATCGTCCACGGCGAGATCGACGGACGACAGATGGACGAGAAGGAAAGCTTCGGCTTCGTCCTGTTCCTGTTCATCGCCGGCCTCGACACGGTCTTCGCGACGATGAACAACATGTGGCTCTGGCTGGCCGAGAACCCCGATCGCCGCCACGAGATCATCGCGCGGATGACCGCGAACCCCGGCGACATGAATGCGGTGACCGAGGAACTGCTGCGGATGTGGGCGGTGACCTTCTCTGGCCGGTCGCTGCGCAAGGACCTCGAGCTGCGCGGCGTCAAGATGAAGGCCGGCGACAAGGTGATGAGCGTGCTGCCCTCGTGCAACTTCGACGAGGAGATCTGGCCGAGCCCCCTGACGGTGGACTTCGACCGTGTGCGCAAGCCGATCCTGTCGTTCGCCGGCGGCGTGCACAGCTGCATGGGCGCGCATCTTGCGCGGCTGGAGATCCGCATCGGCCTGGAGGAATGGCTGAAGCGCATTCCCGACTTCTCGGTGAAGCCGGGGACCGAGATCGAATACCGGCCAGGCGGCGTCGTCGGGCCCGAGTATCTGCCGCTCGAGTGGTAA
- a CDS encoding 2Fe-2S iron-sulfur cluster-binding protein translates to MPQVTYVAHGGARQTVDVPVGENVMRGALYNGIDGIVGECGGGLACATCHCYVEDGWAGKLAPPSEAELQMLESATCEVKPNSRLSCQIAMTAALDGLVVDLPEAQY, encoded by the coding sequence ATGCCGCAAGTCACTTATGTCGCGCATGGCGGGGCACGCCAGACAGTCGATGTGCCTGTCGGCGAGAATGTGATGCGCGGCGCGCTTTACAACGGAATTGACGGCATCGTCGGCGAATGCGGCGGCGGCCTCGCCTGTGCGACCTGCCATTGCTATGTCGAGGACGGCTGGGCCGGCAAGCTGGCGCCGCCGTCCGAGGCCGAGCTGCAGATGCTCGAAAGCGCTACCTGCGAGGTCAAGCCGAACAGCCGCCTGAGTTGCCAGATCGCGATGACCGCAGCGCTCGACGGCCTCGTGGTCGACTTGCCCGAAGCACAATACTGA